The DNA segment CCGGATGGAACACCTGCGCGACATCCACCACGTGCCGGAATTCCTGCGCCTGGAGATCGAGCACTTCTTCCGCGTGTACAAGGAACTCGAACCCGGCAAGAGCGTCGAAGGCTCCAGTTGGGTCGGGCGCGTGGCCGCCGAGCAGGAGGTCGAGCGGTCCCGGGAACGCGCGACGACGGCCGGTGACCACGGCACTGGGCTCTCCTAGAGTCGGGCAGTCGCCCGCGCTCCTGACGCTGTGTCCAGCTGTTCCCGGTCGACTCCGGAACACGCCAGCAGCGCCTCGATCACCCGTTTCGTCTCGTCGGGATCTCTGACCTGTATGCACAAGACACCGGCTTCCTTGGCCGGGTAGTCGTTCCCGCCCGGGAACAGGGCATCCCCGATGAACAGCATCTGGTCGATGCGAATGCCGAGGACGTCCCGCAGCTTCCGGATCCCGAAGGCCTTGTCGATCCCGGCCTTCGTCACGTCGACCGATGTGGCGCCACCCAATCGGACAGCGAACTCGGGAAGGAGTGGGTCGAGGATGGCCTTGATCCTGGTGC comes from the Sporichthyaceae bacterium genome and includes:
- a CDS encoding inorganic diphosphatase, which codes for RMEHLRDIHHVPEFLRLEIEHFFRVYKELEPGKSVEGSSWVGRVAAEQEVERSRERATTAGDHGTGLS